A region of Vespula vulgaris chromosome 1, iyVesVulg1.1, whole genome shotgun sequence DNA encodes the following proteins:
- the LOC127062414 gene encoding signal transducing adapter molecule 1 isoform X1, with the protein MGLFPNSSPFDADVEKATNEKNTSEDWEKILEICDRVGNSSQNAKDCLRSIVKRLNSQDPHIVIQAITLLDACSSNCGKTFHLEIASRDFENDLKKMINHSQPKIVEKIKILLKKWAEGDFKTDPQLNLIPSLYNKLRNEGLDFSSLSETPKRSSILSKDPNVVTNSQEEEDLAKAIELSLKENKPQTSSSHGSPASKKSTSLYPSVSSALTTSNTSEGRKVRALYDFEAAEDNELTFLTGEIINILDDSDQNWWKGSNHRGEGLFPSNFVTADLSVEPEQFTKLEHSNKKLVQFAEEVEVKTLKRELEVIEVEIDEKKMDRLLHLLHEADPQCDSSSDPQEMLDLEEQVTAMGPLIDAALEKVDKRHAQLTQLSSDLVEALNMYHTLMREPPPPAQSNYTMPKMSSHISYPFPNQGPPSPSPHMYNGMPAPHQVPFSNTGGPPGPHEYMGPSSIPNMALPPHFRIQPGPQPPTGHPQGPPVPEQTHPYQQQGRFPPQTGPVPAQYGPPGSTGPSINHQPQYAPSSGQRMI; encoded by the exons ATGGGCCTTTTCCCGAATTCGTCGCCTTTCGATGCTGACGTTG AGAAAgcaacgaatgaaaaaaatacatcaGAAGATTGGGAGAAAATACTGGAAATCTGTGATCGAGTTGGTAATTCTTCTCAGAATGCCAAAGATTGTTTACGTTCTATCgttaaaagattaaattcgCAAGATCCACATATTGTTATACAAGCCATAACA TTATTGGATGCATGCTCAAGTAATTGTGGAAAAACTTTCCATCTGGAAATAGCATCTAGAgactttgaaaatgatttgaaaaaaatgattaatcatTCTCAACCTAAGATtgtggaaaaaataaaaatacttttaaaaaaatggGCTGAAGGAGATTTTAAAACAGATCCTCAACTTAATTTGATTCCAAGTTTATACAATAAACTTCGAAATGAAGGACTTGATTTTTCTAGTTTATCAGAGACA cCAAAACGTTCCAGCATTTTAAGTAAAGATCCAAATGTAGTAACAAATtctcaagaagaagaagatctaGCAAAAG CTATCGAACTCTCgctgaaagaaaataagcCTCAAACAAGTTCTTCTCATGGTTCACCAGCATCTAAAAAAAGTACTAGTTTATATCCAAGTGTAAGTTCTGCGCTTACTACCTCAAATACTTCAGAAGGCCGTAAGGTTCGAGCTCTTTATGACTTTGAGGCAGCTGAAGATAATGAGCTAACGTTCTTAACTGGAGAAATAA tAAATATTTTGGACGATTCTGACCAGAATTGGTGGAAAGGTAGTAATCACAGAGGAGAAGGTCTTTTCCCTTCTAATTTTGTTACTGCGGATTTATCAGTGGAACCTGAACAGTTTACAA aGTTAGAgcatagtaataaaaaattagttcAGTTTGCTGAAGAAGTAGAGGTAAAAACACTGAAGAGAGAATTGGAGGTGATAGAAGTggaaatagatgaaaaaaagatggatagaCTTTTACATTTGTTACATGAAGCTGATCCACAGTGTGATAGTTCGTCTGACCCTCAAGAAATGCTTGATTTAGaag AACAAGTTACTGCAATGGGTCCATTGATTGATGCAGCTCTAGAAAAAGTCGATAAACGACACGCTCAACTCACTCAATTGAGTTCTGATTTGGTCGAAGCTTTGAATATGTATCATACATTAATGCGGGAGCCTCCTCCTCCAGCACAATCTAATTATACAATGCCTAAAATGTCGTCACATATCTCTTATCCATTTCCTAATCAGggaccaccatcaccatctcCTCAT ATGTATAATGGAATGCCAGCACCACATCAGGTACCTTTCTCAAATACAGGTGGACCTCCAGGTCCACATGAATACATGGGACCTTCTAGTATACCAAACATGGCATTACCACCTCATTTTCGTATACAGCCTGGTCCTCAGCCTCCAACAGGACATCCACAAGGTCCACCAGTGCCTGAACAAACACATCCCTACCAACAACAGGG CAGATTTCCACCTCAAACTGGTCCTGTGCCAGCTCAATATGGTCCGCCGGGATCGACAGGACCTTCGATTAACCATCAACCACAATATGCTCCATCGAGTGGGCAACGTATgatataa
- the LOC127062414 gene encoding signal transducing adapter molecule 1 isoform X3: MGLFPNSSPFDADVEKATNEKNTSEDWEKILEICDRVGNSSQNAKDCLRSIVKRLNSQDPHIVIQAITLLDACSSNCGKTFHLEIASRDFENDLKKMINHSQPKIVEKIKILLKKWAEGDFKTDPQLNLIPSLYNKLRNEGLDFSSLSETPKRSSILSKDPNVVTNSQEEEDLAKAIELSLKENKPQTSSSHGSPASKKSTSLYPSVSSALTTSNTSEGRKVRALYDFEAAEDNELTFLTGEIINILDDSDQNWWKGSNHRGEGLFPSNFVTADLSVEPEQFTKLEHSNKKLVQFAEEVEVKTLKRELEVIEVEIDEKKMDRLLHLLHEADPQCDSSSDPQEMLDLEEQVTAMGPLIDAALEKVDKRHAQLTQLSSDLVEALNMYHTLMREPPPPAQSNYTMPKMSSHISYPFPNQGPPSPSPHMYNGMPAPHQVPFSNTGGPPGPHEYMGPSSIPNMALPPHFRIQPGPQPPTGHPQGPPVPEQTHPYQQQGA; encoded by the exons ATGGGCCTTTTCCCGAATTCGTCGCCTTTCGATGCTGACGTTG AGAAAgcaacgaatgaaaaaaatacatcaGAAGATTGGGAGAAAATACTGGAAATCTGTGATCGAGTTGGTAATTCTTCTCAGAATGCCAAAGATTGTTTACGTTCTATCgttaaaagattaaattcgCAAGATCCACATATTGTTATACAAGCCATAACA TTATTGGATGCATGCTCAAGTAATTGTGGAAAAACTTTCCATCTGGAAATAGCATCTAGAgactttgaaaatgatttgaaaaaaatgattaatcatTCTCAACCTAAGATtgtggaaaaaataaaaatacttttaaaaaaatggGCTGAAGGAGATTTTAAAACAGATCCTCAACTTAATTTGATTCCAAGTTTATACAATAAACTTCGAAATGAAGGACTTGATTTTTCTAGTTTATCAGAGACA cCAAAACGTTCCAGCATTTTAAGTAAAGATCCAAATGTAGTAACAAATtctcaagaagaagaagatctaGCAAAAG CTATCGAACTCTCgctgaaagaaaataagcCTCAAACAAGTTCTTCTCATGGTTCACCAGCATCTAAAAAAAGTACTAGTTTATATCCAAGTGTAAGTTCTGCGCTTACTACCTCAAATACTTCAGAAGGCCGTAAGGTTCGAGCTCTTTATGACTTTGAGGCAGCTGAAGATAATGAGCTAACGTTCTTAACTGGAGAAATAA tAAATATTTTGGACGATTCTGACCAGAATTGGTGGAAAGGTAGTAATCACAGAGGAGAAGGTCTTTTCCCTTCTAATTTTGTTACTGCGGATTTATCAGTGGAACCTGAACAGTTTACAA aGTTAGAgcatagtaataaaaaattagttcAGTTTGCTGAAGAAGTAGAGGTAAAAACACTGAAGAGAGAATTGGAGGTGATAGAAGTggaaatagatgaaaaaaagatggatagaCTTTTACATTTGTTACATGAAGCTGATCCACAGTGTGATAGTTCGTCTGACCCTCAAGAAATGCTTGATTTAGaag AACAAGTTACTGCAATGGGTCCATTGATTGATGCAGCTCTAGAAAAAGTCGATAAACGACACGCTCAACTCACTCAATTGAGTTCTGATTTGGTCGAAGCTTTGAATATGTATCATACATTAATGCGGGAGCCTCCTCCTCCAGCACAATCTAATTATACAATGCCTAAAATGTCGTCACATATCTCTTATCCATTTCCTAATCAGggaccaccatcaccatctcCTCAT ATGTATAATGGAATGCCAGCACCACATCAGGTACCTTTCTCAAATACAGGTGGACCTCCAGGTCCACATGAATACATGGGACCTTCTAGTATACCAAACATGGCATTACCACCTCATTTTCGTATACAGCCTGGTCCTCAGCCTCCAACAGGACATCCACAAGGTCCACCAGTGCCTGAACAAACACATCCCTACCAACAACAGGG AGCTTGA
- the LOC127062414 gene encoding signal transducing adapter molecule 1 isoform X2 gives MGLFPNSSPFDADVEKATNEKNTSEDWEKILEICDRVGNSSQNAKDCLRSIVKRLNSQDPHIVIQAITLLDACSSNCGKTFHLEIASRDFENDLKKMINHSQPKIVEKIKILLKKWAEGDFKTDPQLNLIPSLYNKLRNEGLDFSSLSETPKRSSILSKDPNVVTNSQEEEDLAKAIELSLKENKPQTSSSHGSPASKKSTSLYPSVSSALTTSNTSEGRKVRALYDFEAAEDNELTFLTGEIINILDDSDQNWWKGSNHRGEGLFPSNFVTADLSVEPEQFTKLEHSNKKLVQFAEEVEVKTLKRELEVIEVEIDEKKMDRLLHLLHEADPQCDSSSDPQEMLDLEEQVTAMGPLIDAALEKVDKRHAQLTQLSSDLVEALNMYHTLMREPPPPAQSNYTMPKMSSHISYPFPNQGPPSPSPHMYNGMPAPHQVPFSNTGGPPGPHEYMGPSSIPNMALPPHFRIQPGPQPPTGHPQGPPVPEQTHPYQQQGFPPQTGPVPAQYGPPGSTGPSINHQPQYAPSSGQRMI, from the exons ATGGGCCTTTTCCCGAATTCGTCGCCTTTCGATGCTGACGTTG AGAAAgcaacgaatgaaaaaaatacatcaGAAGATTGGGAGAAAATACTGGAAATCTGTGATCGAGTTGGTAATTCTTCTCAGAATGCCAAAGATTGTTTACGTTCTATCgttaaaagattaaattcgCAAGATCCACATATTGTTATACAAGCCATAACA TTATTGGATGCATGCTCAAGTAATTGTGGAAAAACTTTCCATCTGGAAATAGCATCTAGAgactttgaaaatgatttgaaaaaaatgattaatcatTCTCAACCTAAGATtgtggaaaaaataaaaatacttttaaaaaaatggGCTGAAGGAGATTTTAAAACAGATCCTCAACTTAATTTGATTCCAAGTTTATACAATAAACTTCGAAATGAAGGACTTGATTTTTCTAGTTTATCAGAGACA cCAAAACGTTCCAGCATTTTAAGTAAAGATCCAAATGTAGTAACAAATtctcaagaagaagaagatctaGCAAAAG CTATCGAACTCTCgctgaaagaaaataagcCTCAAACAAGTTCTTCTCATGGTTCACCAGCATCTAAAAAAAGTACTAGTTTATATCCAAGTGTAAGTTCTGCGCTTACTACCTCAAATACTTCAGAAGGCCGTAAGGTTCGAGCTCTTTATGACTTTGAGGCAGCTGAAGATAATGAGCTAACGTTCTTAACTGGAGAAATAA tAAATATTTTGGACGATTCTGACCAGAATTGGTGGAAAGGTAGTAATCACAGAGGAGAAGGTCTTTTCCCTTCTAATTTTGTTACTGCGGATTTATCAGTGGAACCTGAACAGTTTACAA aGTTAGAgcatagtaataaaaaattagttcAGTTTGCTGAAGAAGTAGAGGTAAAAACACTGAAGAGAGAATTGGAGGTGATAGAAGTggaaatagatgaaaaaaagatggatagaCTTTTACATTTGTTACATGAAGCTGATCCACAGTGTGATAGTTCGTCTGACCCTCAAGAAATGCTTGATTTAGaag AACAAGTTACTGCAATGGGTCCATTGATTGATGCAGCTCTAGAAAAAGTCGATAAACGACACGCTCAACTCACTCAATTGAGTTCTGATTTGGTCGAAGCTTTGAATATGTATCATACATTAATGCGGGAGCCTCCTCCTCCAGCACAATCTAATTATACAATGCCTAAAATGTCGTCACATATCTCTTATCCATTTCCTAATCAGggaccaccatcaccatctcCTCAT ATGTATAATGGAATGCCAGCACCACATCAGGTACCTTTCTCAAATACAGGTGGACCTCCAGGTCCACATGAATACATGGGACCTTCTAGTATACCAAACATGGCATTACCACCTCATTTTCGTATACAGCCTGGTCCTCAGCCTCCAACAGGACATCCACAAGGTCCACCAGTGCCTGAACAAACACATCCCTACCAACAACAGGG ATTTCCACCTCAAACTGGTCCTGTGCCAGCTCAATATGGTCCGCCGGGATCGACAGGACCTTCGATTAACCATCAACCACAATATGCTCCATCGAGTGGGCAACGTATgatataa